A window of the Limanda limanda chromosome 8, fLimLim1.1, whole genome shotgun sequence genome harbors these coding sequences:
- the LOC133008728 gene encoding peroxisomal succinyl-coenzyme A thioesterase-like — MDRKQCCVSLSVQPSRGQMDEKFIVLIQNAPPGFQLTVHAFHQCEDKFKWEAFGHYTADATGTVNVSKDLSLGGTYSGVEPMGLLWSLIPVPGSKPGLRMRKFNVQTPMEVTISVYQGHQTEGFVDLVSLASVLVERWHMAPGILRIPITEDGLSATLFLPRGPGPFPGILDLWGGGGKLVEYRSALFACHGFASLALDYLTNKVSIETGNFVDNKYFESAYNVLQQHPQVLGSRIAMVGLSLGCAITFKMAVYSDVFKLSCAVCISGSHVQPVDGSLEQIMDFFKENAGKTRVDEENQMILRDLLLPITTDTSFKADVGRLQCPLLLVVGEDDQNWPAYESAMDIKEMMEGAGNSHLLTVLSYPNTGHLIEPPFTPHTRASNFMSAASRHKSTYLWGGEKVAHSHAQEDAWRKMLLFLRENLYAGRNPVLTSFSNL; from the exons ATGGACAGGAAACAATGTTGCGTGAGTCTGTCGGTCCAGCCGTCCAGAGGACAAATGGATGAGAAGTTCATTGTCCTCATCCAGAATGCCCCACCTGGTTTCCAGCTGACTGTCCACGCCTTCCACCAGTGTGAAGATAAATTCAAATGGGAGGCGTTTGGTCACTACACTGCTGATGCCACTGGGACTGTGAACG TTTCAAAGGATCTCAGTCTGGGTGGGACATATTCGGGGGTTGAACCAATGGGTCTATTGTGGAGCCTCATACCAGTTCCAGGCAGCAAACCTGGACTCAG GATGAGGAAGTTCAACGTCCAGACTCCCATGGAAGTCACAATCTCAGTGTACCAGGGTCACCAGACTGAGGGGTTTGTGGATCTAGTGTCGCTGGCGTCTGTGTTGGTGGAGCGCTGGCACATGGCGCCTGGCATCCTCAGGATCCCAATCACAGAGGATGGACTATCTGCAACTCTTTTTCTGCCCCGAG GACCTGGACCTTTCCCTGGTATCTTGGAcctgtgggggggtggagggaagTTGGTGGAGTACCGCTCAGCGCTGTTTGCCTGCCATGGCTTTGCCTCCCTTGCTCTTGACTACCTGACAAATAAAGTCTCCATTGAAACTGGGAATTTCGTGGACAACAAGTACTTTGAG TCGGCCTACAatgtcctgcagcagcatcctCAGGTCCTTGGCAGCAGGATCGCCATGGTGGGACTTTCCTTAGGCTGCGCTATCACCTTCAAAATGGCTGTTTATTCTGATGTTTTTAAG CTCAGTTGTGCGGTGTGTATCAGTGGGAGTCATGTGCAGCCAGTTGATGGATCTTTGGAGCAAATTATGGATTTTTTTAAGGA AAACGCTGGGAAGACTCGTGTCGATGAGGAGAACCAGATGATCTTGCGAGACCTGCTGCTGCCCATTACCACCGACACCTCATTCAAAGCAGAC GTGGGACGACTCCAGTGTCCTCTGTTGCTGGTTGTAGGTGAGGATGATCAGAACTGGCCAGCCTACGAGTCTGCGATGGAC ATCAAAGAGATGATGGAGGGAGCAGGGAACAGCCACCTGCTGACTGTCCTGTCTTACCCAAACACTGGTCACCTTATTGAACCTCCATTCACGCCCCACACCAGAGCCAGCAACTTTATGTCAGCCGCCTCACGTCATAAGT CAACATACTTGTGGGGCGGAGAGAAGGTGGCACACTCTCATGCTCAGGAAGACGCCTGGAGGAAGATGCTGCTCTTTCTGAGGGAGAATCTGTATGCTGGCAGAAACCCTGTTCTAACCTCTTTTTCCAACCTGTGA